The sequence below is a genomic window from Streptomyces sp. B21-105.
GTCGCCGCGTTCATCCGCAGCGCGAACGCGGTCTACGACGTCCCCGAGGGCCGTCCGGTGTGGAAGGTGCTGCCGGTCCGGGTCGGCGTCACCGTGGTCCTCATGGTGATGGCCGTGATCAGCGCGTTGATCGTGGTGTTCACCGGCGGCCTCGCGCGCCAGGCGGGCACCGCCCTCGGGGTCGGCGACGCTGGACTGACGGCGTGGTCGATCGCCAAATGGCCGGTGCTGGTGGTTCTGGTCACGATCATGATCGCGCTGCTGTACTGGGCGACCCCTAACGCGAAGGTCCGCGGCTTCCGCTGGATCACGCCGGGGAGCTTCCTCGCGCTGCTGATCTGGATGATCGCCTCCGCCGGGTTCGCGCTCTACGTGGCGAACTTCGCGTCGTACAACAAGACGTACGGCACGCTCGCGGGTGTGATCGTCTTCCTGGTGTGGCTGTGGATCACCAACCTGGCGATTCTGCTCGGTCTGGAGTTCGATGCCGAGCTGGCGCGCCAGCGCGCCGTCGCCGGGGGCCACCCGGCCGACGAGGAGCCGTACATCCAGCCGCGCGACACCCGTAAGTGGGACGAGGAGGACCATCGCCGCCTCGGTTCCTGACCTGCGGGCGCGGTCGCCCCTCGCGGGACCGGTCGCCTCCTTCGGGCCCCTCCGTCGTCATCCGTGACGGGAGGGGCCTCCTCGGCCCGTCCTGCGCGACAGGAGCTTCGCGTCAGGCGGTTCGCTGCGGGCGGTTCGCGACGGGCGGTTCGCGACAGGACCTGTCAAGAACGTCGTCGCGATAGGCCGTTCGCCGCCCGGAACGGGACAGGGCGGCAGACATGACTACGCTTGGCAGGAGTCGCTCATCACGGGATAAAATCTGACAAATTTCCCTAAGGAACCGAAGATGGGTCTCCGCGTCAGCCTTTCGGCCGGGAAGGGCCGGTCCCTCGTCCGTGCGTCCATGGCGCTCACGGTCGCCGTCGTCCTGACCCTGTCCGGGGCCTGTGCCGGGGCCGGCGGGAGCGGTGGAAGCGGCGACGGGGAGGACAACCCCACCGTCGGCCTGCTGCTCCCGGGCGGCGGCGCCTCCCGATTCGGCCAGTTCGACCGGCCGCTGATCGAGAAGAAGCTGAAGGAGCTGTGCCCGCACTGCCCCACGACCTTCGCCGCCACGCCCGACCCGGCCATCCAGCGGCAGCAGCTCGAGTCCATGATCACGAGGGGGGTGGACGTGCTGATCGTCGCCGCCGTCGACCCGGAGCTGCTGCGCCCGTCGGTCGAGGCCGCGCACCGGGCCGGCATTCCGGTCGTCGCCTACGACCGGCTCGCGCAGGGCCCGATCTCCGGTTACGTCACCTTCGACGGCGCGCAGGTCGGCAAGCTCCAGGGCGAGGCACTCCTCAAGGGCATGGGGGCGAAGGCGCCCGGCGGGCAGATCGTCATGATGAACGGGGCCACCACCGATCCCAACGCCGCCTGGTTCAAGCAGGGGGCCCTCGACGTCCTCCGGGGCAAGGTGAAGATCGGCAAGTCGTACGACGTCGTCGGCTGGCGGCCGGAGAACGCCTTCGTCGACATGCGCAGCGCCATCGCCGCGCTGGGCGGGGGCGACATCGACGGCGTCCTGGCCGCCAACGACAGCCTGGCCGGCGCAGTGATCTCCGCCCTGCGGGCCGCGGGGGTGCGTTCGCTGCCGCCGATCACGGGCCAGGACGCCGACCTCGCGGCGGTGCGCCGCATCGTCCGGGGCGACCAGTACATGACCGTCTACAAGCCGTACAAGTCGGCGGCCGACGCGACGGCCGAGATGGCCGTCGCGGCGGGACGCGGCGAGTCGGTCGGATCCATCGCCACCGGCACCGTCGACAGCGCCACCACGAAGGACATCCCGGCGGTCCTGCTTCCGCCGGTCTCCGTCACCGTGGGCACCGTCAAGGAGACCCTGGTAAAGGATGGTCTGTACACCATCAGTCAGATATGTCCACCGAGCCTCCGCGCCGCCTGTGCCGAAGCCGGACTCATCTGACGGGCGTTCCCGGACACGACAGGAGGTGGCCCGTGGCGGTTCAGCCCTTGCTGGCGCTGCGCGGCGTCTCCAAGCGGTTCGCCGCAGTCCAGGCGCTGGTGGACGTGGAGCTGGAGATCCGGGGCGGGGAGGTGGTCGCCCTGGTGGGCGACAACGCCGCCGGCAAGTCCACGCTCGTCAAGGTGATCTCCGGCGTCGGGCCCGCCGACCGGGGCGTCATCGAGTGGCGCGGCGTCCCCATTCAGATCAAGCGCCCCCAGGACGCCCGGTTGCTGGGCATCGCGACCGTCTACCAGGACCTCGCGATGTGCGACAACCTCGATGTCGTCGGCAACCTCTTCCTCGGCCGGGAGATCCACCGGCTCGGGGTTCTCGACGAGGTCGAGATGGAGCGCCGCACCCGCGATCTGCTGCACACCCTGTCCATCCGCATCCCTGACGTGCGGGTGCCGGTCGCCGCCCTGTCCGGCGGTCAGCGGCAGGTCGTCGCGATCACCCGTTCGCTCCTCGGCGAGCCCCGGCTCCTGCTGCTGGACGAGCCCACCGCCTCCCTGGGCGTCGAGCAGACGACGCAGCTCCTGGACCTCATCGAGCAACTGCGCGACCGGGGCCTCGGCGTTCTCCTCATCAGCCACAACATGGGCGACATCAAGGCCGTCGCCGACCGGATCGCCGTCCTGCGTCTCGGGCGCAACAACGGCGTGTTCGACGTGAACACCGCCTCCCAGGAGCAGATCATCTCCTCCATCACCGGCGCGTCGGACAACGCCGTCGGCCACCGCTCGACCCGTGCCGAGGAGACCTGGCCGTGACGGGGAGGAAGAACGGGGCGCACGCCGACGAGGCCGCGCCCGACACGGGCCGCACGCAGAACCCGGCACGGCGGGGCGCCGGGGTTCTTCGGGCGGGCGCCGATGCGGTGGGCCGCCGGCTGCACACACACGACCTCGGACCGGTCCCCGTCCTGCTCGCTCTCGTCGTCACCTGGACGATCTTCCAGATCCTCGACCACAACTTCCTCTCGCCGCGCAATCTGTCCGTGCTCAGCGTGGACATCGTCGGCACCGGCATGATCGCCGTCGGCATCGTCTTCGTGCTGCTGATCGGCGAGATCGACCTTTCGGTGGGCTCGCTCGCCGGCCTGGCGGGCGCCGTGTTCGCCTCGCTCAATGTGAACCTCGGGATGCCGGAATGGCTCGCCGTGATCATCGCGGTGCTCTGCGGCGCGGCCGCCGGGGCGGTGCACGGGTTCTCCTTCGCCCGGATCGGCGTTCCCGCGTTCGTCGTCACCCTCGCCGGCCTGCTCGCCTGGAACGGCCTGATGCTCTACCTGCTGGGGACCGAGACCGCCATCAACTTCGACGAGACCGGTCTGGTCGCCACGCTGACCAGCCGCAACTTCAGCTCCGCCGCCGTCACCTACGGCCTGGCGACGCTCGCCCCGGCCGCCTACCTCCTCGCCTCGCTGCGGGAGCACGGACGCCGCGCCGCAGCCGGGATGCCGGGCCCGCCGGTGAGCGGGATCTGGGTGCGCGCGGCCCTGCTGGCGATCGTCGCGTTCGGCGCCGTCCTGGTCCTGAACCGGTTCGAGGGAGTGCCGCTCGCCCTGCTGATCTTCCTCGCGGTCGTCGTCGCCTCGGACCTCTTCCTGCGCCGCACGCCGTACGGCCGGCAGGTCCTCGCCCTGGGCGGCGGCGTCGAGGCGGCCCGGCGATCCGGCCTGGACGTGACGCGCGTGCGGATCGCGGTGTTCGTGGCGTCGGGGACGCTGGCGGCGGTCGGCGGCCTGTTCGTCGCGTCGCGCCTCACCTCGGCGAGCCAGGTGCCGGGCTCCGGCATGCTGCTGATCAACGCCATCGCCGCAGCCGTCGTCGGCGGCACCAGCCTGTTCGGCGGGCGCGGCTCGCCCTGGTCGGCGCTGCTGGGCGTGCTCATGATCCAGTCGATCGCCTCCGGCATGGCGCTGCTGGGGGTCGAGCCCCCGGTGCAGTTCATGGTCACCGGCGGGGTGCTGTACACCGCGGTGGTCCTGGACTCCCTGGCCCGCCGCGCCGCACGCGCCCGGTGACGCCCCTGAAC
It includes:
- a CDS encoding YihY/virulence factor BrkB family protein yields the protein MVRTLKRHGRHNGRGTAAPEAERGRAAAAGPDEQVEERAPDSPTELPRHSWKAVLKGTLKEFKKDELTDRAAALTYYGILALFPALLALVSLLGIIGQSATQQVLDNIQKLAPGPAQDILRNAVRQMQGGSGLGSVMAIVGLVLAVWSASGYVAAFIRSANAVYDVPEGRPVWKVLPVRVGVTVVLMVMAVISALIVVFTGGLARQAGTALGVGDAGLTAWSIAKWPVLVVLVTIMIALLYWATPNAKVRGFRWITPGSFLALLIWMIASAGFALYVANFASYNKTYGTLAGVIVFLVWLWITNLAILLGLEFDAELARQRAVAGGHPADEEPYIQPRDTRKWDEEDHRRLGS
- a CDS encoding sugar ABC transporter substrate-binding protein, whose protein sequence is MGLRVSLSAGKGRSLVRASMALTVAVVLTLSGACAGAGGSGGSGDGEDNPTVGLLLPGGGASRFGQFDRPLIEKKLKELCPHCPTTFAATPDPAIQRQQLESMITRGVDVLIVAAVDPELLRPSVEAAHRAGIPVVAYDRLAQGPISGYVTFDGAQVGKLQGEALLKGMGAKAPGGQIVMMNGATTDPNAAWFKQGALDVLRGKVKIGKSYDVVGWRPENAFVDMRSAIAALGGGDIDGVLAANDSLAGAVISALRAAGVRSLPPITGQDADLAAVRRIVRGDQYMTVYKPYKSAADATAEMAVAAGRGESVGSIATGTVDSATTKDIPAVLLPPVSVTVGTVKETLVKDGLYTISQICPPSLRAACAEAGLI
- a CDS encoding ATP-binding cassette domain-containing protein; its protein translation is MAVQPLLALRGVSKRFAAVQALVDVELEIRGGEVVALVGDNAAGKSTLVKVISGVGPADRGVIEWRGVPIQIKRPQDARLLGIATVYQDLAMCDNLDVVGNLFLGREIHRLGVLDEVEMERRTRDLLHTLSIRIPDVRVPVAALSGGQRQVVAITRSLLGEPRLLLLDEPTASLGVEQTTQLLDLIEQLRDRGLGVLLISHNMGDIKAVADRIAVLRLGRNNGVFDVNTASQEQIISSITGASDNAVGHRSTRAEETWP
- a CDS encoding sugar ABC transporter permease; protein product: MAVTGRKNGAHADEAAPDTGRTQNPARRGAGVLRAGADAVGRRLHTHDLGPVPVLLALVVTWTIFQILDHNFLSPRNLSVLSVDIVGTGMIAVGIVFVLLIGEIDLSVGSLAGLAGAVFASLNVNLGMPEWLAVIIAVLCGAAAGAVHGFSFARIGVPAFVVTLAGLLAWNGLMLYLLGTETAINFDETGLVATLTSRNFSSAAVTYGLATLAPAAYLLASLREHGRRAAAGMPGPPVSGIWVRAALLAIVAFGAVLVLNRFEGVPLALLIFLAVVVASDLFLRRTPYGRQVLALGGGVEAARRSGLDVTRVRIAVFVASGTLAAVGGLFVASRLTSASQVPGSGMLLINAIAAAVVGGTSLFGGRGSPWSALLGVLMIQSIASGMALLGVEPPVQFMVTGGVLYTAVVLDSLARRAARAR